In Pedobacter sp. SL55, the following proteins share a genomic window:
- a CDS encoding sigma 54-interacting transcriptional regulator codes for MQAKTLGELKATSYQSLSVKDELRKNLIIQLQNKEAGFEGILGYDETVIPELQTAILARHNVLLLGLRGQAKTRIARLMVNLLDEYIPYIEGSEIFDDPLNPISWFGRNEIETKGDNTPIAWLHRSERYTEKLATPDVTVADLIGDVDPIKAANLKLTYNDERVIHFGLIPRAHRSIFVINELPDLQARIQVALFNMLQEKDIQIRGFKLRLPLDIQFVFTANPEDYTNRGSIVTPLKDRIESQILTHYPKTVEISRKITFQEAKLTQEQRLIEADGLVKDLVEQVAFEARKSEYIDQKSGVSARLTISAFENLISNAERRMLVNKEKSTFVRISDFSGIIPAVTGKIELVYEGELEGPAKVAHTLIGKAIKHLFARYFPDPTRAKKSKTANPYTQITEWFTEGNNVDIDDNLTSSDYKKELHKVPGLAEMVKTFHPKLSENQTLLLMEFVLHGLSEYSQLNKNYLNGGFGFSDMFDSLFNADIDEDDEDFG; via the coding sequence ATGCAAGCAAAAACACTAGGCGAATTAAAAGCCACCTCATACCAATCTTTAAGCGTTAAAGACGAATTAAGGAAGAACTTAATCATACAACTACAAAACAAGGAAGCAGGTTTCGAAGGTATCTTAGGTTACGATGAAACGGTAATTCCAGAATTACAGACTGCGATATTAGCTCGTCACAACGTGCTGTTGTTAGGGCTACGTGGACAAGCGAAAACTCGTATTGCCCGTTTAATGGTCAACTTGTTAGACGAATACATTCCGTACATTGAGGGAAGCGAGATATTTGATGATCCATTGAACCCGATTTCGTGGTTTGGCCGCAATGAAATTGAAACCAAAGGCGACAACACCCCAATTGCTTGGCTACACCGCAGCGAACGCTATACAGAAAAGTTAGCCACGCCTGATGTTACCGTAGCCGATCTAATTGGCGATGTTGACCCTATTAAAGCTGCAAACTTAAAACTTACTTACAATGACGAACGTGTAATTCATTTTGGCCTAATCCCAAGAGCACACCGCAGCATTTTTGTAATTAATGAATTGCCCGATTTACAGGCTCGTATTCAAGTGGCTTTGTTTAACATGCTGCAAGAAAAAGACATCCAAATTCGTGGTTTTAAATTGCGTTTACCTTTAGATATTCAGTTTGTATTTACTGCAAACCCCGAAGATTATACCAACCGTGGTAGCATTGTAACACCGCTGAAAGACAGAATTGAAAGTCAGATTTTAACGCACTACCCAAAAACGGTTGAGATTTCGAGAAAAATTACTTTCCAAGAAGCTAAATTAACCCAAGAGCAGCGCTTAATAGAAGCAGATGGCTTAGTGAAAGATTTGGTAGAGCAAGTGGCTTTCGAAGCCCGCAAGAGTGAATACATTGATCAAAAATCAGGAGTTTCTGCTCGGTTAACCATCTCTGCTTTCGAGAATTTGATTAGTAACGCAGAGCGAAGAATGTTGGTAAACAAAGAGAAATCAACGTTTGTGCGTATCTCAGATTTTAGTGGCATTATCCCAGCAGTTACCGGCAAAATTGAATTGGTTTATGAAGGGGAATTGGAAGGCCCCGCAAAAGTTGCTCATACCTTAATTGGCAAGGCAATTAAACATCTGTTTGCAAGGTATTTCCCAGACCCAACCAGAGCCAAGAAAAGTAAAACGGCTAATCCATACACCCAAATTACCGAATGGTTTACCGAAGGCAACAACGTTGATATTGACGACAATCTAACTTCGTCCGATTATAAAAAAGAACTCCACAAAGTACCTGGGTTAGCAGAAATGGTAAAAACTTTTCATCCTAAATTGAGTGAAAACCAAACTTTGTTATTGATGGAATTTGTGTTGCACGGTTTATCTGAGTATTCGCAATTGAACAAAAATTATCTGAACGGTGGGTTCGGTTTTTCTGACATGTTCGATAGTTTGTTCAACGCAGATATAGATGAAGACGATGAAGATTTTGGGTAG
- a CDS encoding metallophosphoesterase, giving the protein MGRTIFLTILCFVVILLDFYCYYAIVAVFKNWKNRTKKIFKITWWSISITLILGVFAAIYLNLFLSARAIILVAFFLISTGKLVMLPFLLIDDLRRLTIKIFRKLKTEEQRPTSEAITNNNTAIAQSNNKIAGEPITRSAFLVKAGLIAGAVPLSSLSWGIISGAYDYQIRRVTLKLPNLPKAFDGITLAQITDIHSGSFYNKTAVKGGVEMLMAEKPDFVFFTGDLVNNLTSEVKDYQDIFSKVTAPLGVYSVLGNHDYGDYHFGKGTSPAKVKNLQDMVATHKIMGWDLLMNENRRLKVGGEEIGIVGIENWGMGRFPKYGKMELAMQNTQDLPVKLLLSHDPSHWRGEVLEKYKDIDVAFAGHTHGMQFGVRLKDVQWSPVQYIYKEWAGLYREQQQLYVNVGYGFLGYPGRVGMLPEITIFTLSRA; this is encoded by the coding sequence ATGGGAAGAACAATATTTTTAACAATACTCTGCTTCGTTGTAATTCTACTAGATTTTTATTGCTATTACGCAATTGTAGCAGTTTTTAAAAACTGGAAAAATCGCACTAAAAAGATCTTTAAAATTACTTGGTGGAGCATTAGCATTACCTTAATTTTAGGTGTTTTTGCTGCTATCTACCTTAACCTATTCTTATCAGCACGGGCGATTATTTTAGTGGCCTTCTTTTTAATTAGTACGGGCAAGCTGGTTATGCTACCATTTTTGCTAATTGATGATTTACGAAGATTAACGATTAAAATCTTTAGGAAGTTAAAGACCGAAGAGCAAAGACCGACGTCTGAGGCTATAACAAACAACAATACAGCAATAGCACAATCCAACAATAAAATTGCTGGCGAGCCTATCACTCGTTCTGCATTCTTAGTTAAAGCAGGTTTAATTGCAGGTGCTGTACCCTTAAGCTCGTTAAGCTGGGGCATTATTTCTGGCGCTTATGATTACCAAATTAGACGAGTGACTTTAAAACTTCCCAACCTTCCCAAAGCTTTCGATGGTATTACCTTAGCACAAATTACAGATATCCACTCTGGAAGTTTTTATAATAAAACAGCGGTAAAAGGCGGCGTAGAAATGTTAATGGCAGAAAAACCAGATTTTGTTTTTTTCACGGGAGATTTGGTAAACAACCTCACGAGCGAGGTAAAAGACTATCAGGATATTTTTAGCAAAGTAACAGCTCCACTAGGCGTGTATTCTGTATTAGGTAACCACGATTATGGCGATTATCATTTTGGTAAAGGTACATCCCCAGCCAAGGTAAAAAACCTACAAGATATGGTAGCTACGCATAAAATTATGGGTTGGGATTTGCTAATGAACGAAAATAGAAGATTAAAAGTTGGTGGCGAAGAAATTGGCATTGTTGGGATAGAAAACTGGGGCATGGGCCGTTTTCCTAAGTATGGAAAAATGGAATTGGCAATGCAAAACACCCAAGATTTGCCTGTAAAACTTTTATTATCTCATGACCCATCGCACTGGCGTGGCGAGGTTTTAGAAAAGTACAAAGATATAGACGTGGCTTTTGCCGGGCATACCCATGGTATGCAGTTTGGAGTACGTTTAAAAGATGTACAGTGGAGCCCAGTACAATACATTTACAAAGAATGGGCAGGTTTGTACCGAGAACAACAACAGCTGTATGTTAATGTAGGCTATGGCTTTTTAGGCTACCCAGGGCGTGTTGGTATGTTGCCAGAAATTACGATATTTACTTTAAGCAGAGCTTAA